One region of Gossypium raimondii isolate GPD5lz chromosome 6, ASM2569854v1, whole genome shotgun sequence genomic DNA includes:
- the LOC105772032 gene encoding uncharacterized protein LOC105772032 yields the protein MVVGRYNRNRMLGLEDDSSQWVTGTKDMMRVAVKYFENLFTASDLGGDDRVIGLVEKRISRNMNEKLLQKFTKDDTWLAVKSMAPLKAPGSYGFCIDEAQGAFILGRQISDNTLIAYEVIHFLKMKKKGKHGNFALKLDLSKAYDRVERDFLARILSRLGFHQDCFGDTSAEGVCSVRNILKDYELVLGQKINLGKSLIYFGANVGEAIRSSIIDIMGVKRETNPEKYLSLPMMVGRKKRWAFSNFADHFRKRIAGWSFRYLSMGGKEVFIKVVLQALPIYIMQCFALLKTFCHQLEGILNKFWWANNKTSKGIHWSTWSALCLPKVYGGMGFRDLCLFNKALLAKQNDPWIRGPGNGRLLVHSMDINWTIVDQFLNDESDTWKKEVIYRLFDDKQARCILNIPLAGSGSSDMLVWWHDASGEYSVKSGYRSLLTNVIQQTVTTGHTIENYKNIFTSIWDLQIPAKMKIHLWSLFKNYVPHFLNLVQRRLHVDSSYVQDSSFYKTKGLSRVTKRNVLWRPPKSGVIKLNFDASFASNTNFFISAVLARDSVGQIMGACSYPLLDVANTFVAEARACEKALCFALDMGFRKVVLEGDSLKVIKKLNSNIVDRFVLSPISQHIQVLAGSFEEVTYLFVPREANKAAHELAMVGRNRKLPCFWVEEAPLSVIEAVESDRYEWFHRC from the exons ATGGTTGTGGGTCGTTACAATCGCAATCGGATGCTTGGGTTGGAAGATGATTCTAGCCAGTGGGTTACGGGTACAAAGGATATGATGAGAGTTGCtgtgaaatattttgaaaacctttTTACAGCCTCTGACTTGGGAGGTGATGATAGGGTGATTGGCCTTGTTGAAAAAAGGATCTCTAGGAATATGAATGAAAAGCTCCTTCAAAAGTTCACAAAAGATGATACTTGGCTAGCAGTCAAGTCAATGGCGCCATTGAAGGCCCCAGGATCTTATG GCTTCTGCATTGATGAAGCTCAAGGTGCTTTTATTCTTGGCAGGCAAATTTCGGATAATACCCTTATAGCCTATGAGGTTATTCACTTCctcaaaatgaagaagaagggTAAACATGGGAATTTTGCACTTAAGCTTGATCTTAGCAAAGCTTATGATCGGGTGGAAAGGGATTTTTTGGCCAGAATATTGTCCAGATTGGGCTTCCATCAAGACTG TTTTGGTGACACATCGGCTGAGGGTGTTTGCTCTGTCCGTAATATCTTAAAGGACTATGAGTTGGTCTTAGGGCAAAAAATTAACTTGGGAAAGTCATTAATCTATTTTGGTGCGAATGTGGGGGAGGCGATCCGTTCTTCGATCATTGACATTATGGGTGTTAAAAGGGAAACGAACCCTGAAAAGTATTTGAGTCTGCCAATGATGGTTGGGAGGAAGAAGAGATGGGCCTTTTCAAATTTTGCGGATCATTTTAGGAAGCGCATTGCGGGGTGGAGTTTTAGGTATCTTTCGATGGGCGGAAAAGAAGTGTTTATTAAGGTAGTTCTTCAAGCTCTTCCGATCTATATTATGCAATGTTTTGCATTACTTAAAACCTTTTGTCATCAACTTGAAGGAATATTGAATAAGTTTTGGTGGGCTAATAATAAGACATCTAAAGGAATCCACTGGAGTACGTGGAGTGCGCTTTGTTTACCGAAGGTTTATGGTGGGATGGGTTTCCGTGACCTTTGTTTGTTTAACAAAGCCCTTTTAGCCAAGCAA AATGATCCCTGGATACGGGGTCCTGGAAATGGTCGTCTGTTAGTTCATTCTATGGATATTAACTGGACCATTGTGgatcaatttttaaatgatgagtCTGATACCTGGAAAAAGGAGGTGATTTATAGACTGTTTGATGATAAGCAAGCTCGGTGTATCCTCAACATCCCACTTGCTGGGAGTGGGTCTTCAGATATGCTCGTTTGGTGGCATGATGCATCCGGGGAATACTCAGTGAAGAGTGGATATAGGTCTTTGCTTACAAATGTGATTCAACAAACAGTTACAACTGGTCATACTATTGAGaattacaaaaacatttttACATCAATTTGGGATCTCCAGATCCCTGCCAAGATGAAAATTCATCTTTGGAGCCTCTTTAAGAACTATGTGCctcattttttgaatttggttcAAAGGAGACTACATGTTGATTCT AGCTATGTCCAAGATTCAAGTTTCTATAAAACTAAAGGTCTGTCCCGTGTTACGAAAAGGAATGTTTTGTGGAGACCTCCTAAGTCTGGGGTTATCAAGCTAAATTTTGATGCCTCTTTTGCGAGTAACACTAATTTCTTTATCTCAGCTGTGTTAGCCAGGGATTCCGTGGGTCAGATTATGGGTGCATGTTCTTACCCGTTGTTGGATGTAGCAAACACTTTTGTGGCTGAGGCGAGAGCTTGTGAGAAGGCTCTTTGTTTTGCTTTGGATATGGGTTTTAGGAAGGTTGTCCTGGAGGGCGATTCTCTTAAAGTTATCAagaaattaaactcaaatattGTTGATAGATTTGTTCTCAGTCCTATTTCTCAACACATTCAGGTTTTAGCTGGATCTTTTGAAGAGGTTACTTACCTTTTTGTTCCCAGGGAGGCAAATAAGGCAGCTCATGAGTTGGCGATGGTTGGTCGGAATCGGAAATTGCCATGCTTCTGGGTTGAAGAGGCACCCTTATCTGTTATTGAGGCGGTGGAGTCAGATCGCTATGAGTGGTTTCATCGTTGCTAA